A part of Emys orbicularis isolate rEmyOrb1 chromosome 13, rEmyOrb1.hap1, whole genome shotgun sequence genomic DNA contains:
- the LOC135887546 gene encoding zinc finger protein 239-like, whose amino-acid sequence MIQPGICTKGKLYECPECGRSFDRRSHLIVHHKIHTGERSYSCPECGKTFSNVSSLIIHRRVHTGERPYNCPECGKSFPRSSTLVVHQRVHTEEKPYKCPDCGKSFKRSSTLISHQKIHTGERPYNCLECGKSFNKGSNLIMHQRIHTGERPYNCLECRKSFTRHSHLIRHQRMHTGKIPYRCPDCGKNFSDSSALIRHQRIHTGERPYKCLECGKNFKQSSDLMNHQIIHTGEKPYYCPECGKGFSRKAHVISHQKMHRPERSFNCLECEKNFSSSSDLIRHQKTHTRKTPYKCSVCRKSFKQRSELISHQRAHTTKRNYKCSVCGKSYKVKVSLMSHQKLHTG is encoded by the coding sequence ATGATCCAGCCAGGAATCTGCACTAAAGGGAAACTGTATGAATGTCCTGAGTGCGGGAGAAGCTTTGATCGGAGATCACATCTCATTGTGCATCataaaatccacacaggagagagatccTATAGCTGTCCTgaatgcgggaaaaccttcagtaACGTCTCATCCCTGATTATTCATCGgagagtccacacaggagagagaccctataactgCCCAGAGTGTGGGAAATCCTTCCCTCGGAGCTCCACCCTTGTTGTGCATCAGAGAGTGCACACagaagagaaaccctataaatgccccgACTGCGGAAAAAGCTTCAAGCGGAGCTCAACCCTTATTTCACAccagaaaatccacacaggagagagaccttataaCTGCCTtgaatgtgggaaaagtttcaataAAGGCTCAAACCTAATtatgcatcagagaatccacacgggagagagaccctataactgccttgagtgcaggaaaaGTTTCACTCGGCACTCACACCTCATTAGACATCAGAGAATGCACACTGGAAAGATACCCTATAGGTGCCCTGACTGTGGAAAAAACTTTAGTGACAGCTCAGctcttattagacatcagaggatCCATACTGGAGAGAGACCgtataaatgccttgagtgtgggaaaaacttcaagCAGAGCTCAGACCTTATGAATCATCAGATAATCCACACGGGAGAAAAACCCTATtactgccctgagtgtgggaaggggttcaGTCGGAAGGCTCATGTTATTTCACACCAGAAAATGCACAGGCCAGAGAGATCCTTTAACTGCCTCGAGTGTGAGAAAAACTTCTCTAGCAGCTCTGACCTCATTAGACATCAGAAAACCCACACTAGAAAGACACCATATAAATGTTCTGTCTGTCGAAAAAGCTTCAAGCAGAGGTCAGAACTTATTTCACATCAGAGAGCTCACACAACAAAGAGAAACTATAAATGTTCTGTCTGTGGGAAAAGCTACAAGGTGAAGGTCTCTCTAATGTCCCACCAGAAACTCCACACAGGCTAG